One part of the Streptomyces lienomycini genome encodes these proteins:
- a CDS encoding nucleoside hydrolase, translating into MTTSSAPQQPIPVIIDCDTGIDDALALLLAVRHPRLDLRAVTCVAGNTDVEGVVRNTLTVLERAGAPDVPVARGAERPLIEAVRTARHVHGDDGMGDLGLPAPTRAPADVDAVTLLRREILASPRPVTLIPTAPATNIALLLRTHPEVTGNIERIVFMGGAVATGNATPVAEFNVWHDPEAAAILLTAGVPITMYGLDVFERVIVPGADVRRLRASAEPGTRLAGELLAHRGPATDETDPGGGLGDAGAVCAVIDPAGLATRRLPVEVSLAPGPARGQTLVDRRGRVGESELHEGTREQPLIDVALDVDVHRYVELYLGAVERTEA; encoded by the coding sequence GTGACGACCTCGTCCGCACCGCAGCAGCCCATCCCGGTGATCATCGACTGCGACACCGGCATCGACGACGCCCTGGCCCTGCTGCTGGCGGTCCGGCACCCGCGCCTCGACCTGCGGGCGGTCACCTGCGTGGCCGGGAACACGGACGTCGAGGGGGTCGTGCGGAACACGCTGACCGTCCTGGAGCGGGCCGGCGCCCCGGACGTCCCCGTCGCCCGGGGCGCCGAGCGGCCGTTGATCGAGGCCGTGCGCACCGCCCGGCACGTGCACGGCGACGACGGCATGGGCGACCTCGGGCTGCCCGCCCCCACCCGCGCGCCCGCCGACGTGGACGCGGTGACGCTGCTGCGCCGGGAGATCCTCGCCTCCCCCCGGCCGGTCACCCTGATCCCCACCGCCCCGGCGACCAACATCGCGCTGCTGCTGCGCACCCACCCCGAGGTCACCGGCAACATCGAGCGGATCGTGTTCATGGGCGGCGCGGTGGCCACCGGGAACGCCACTCCGGTCGCCGAGTTCAACGTGTGGCACGACCCGGAGGCCGCCGCGATCCTGCTCACGGCCGGGGTGCCGATCACGATGTACGGCCTGGACGTGTTCGAACGCGTGATCGTGCCCGGCGCGGACGTGCGGCGGCTGCGCGCGAGCGCCGAGCCCGGCACCCGGCTCGCCGGCGAACTGCTCGCCCACCGCGGCCCGGCCACCGACGAGACCGACCCCGGCGGCGGTCTCGGCGACGCGGGCGCGGTCTGCGCGGTGATCGACCCGGCGGGCCTGGCCACGCGGCGGCTGCCCGTCGAGGTCTCCCTGGCGCCCGGCCCGGCCCGCGGCCAGACCCTCGTCGACCGCCGCGGGCGCGTCGGCGAGTCCGAACTGCACGAGGGCACGCGCGAACAGCCGCTCATCGACGTGGCGTTGGACGTGGACGTGCACCGGTACGTGGAGCTGTACCTGGGGGCGGTCGAGCGCACGGAGGCGTAG
- a CDS encoding alpha/beta hydrolase family esterase — translation MRSFRDLALRARRWPGAFALALVLPLAGCATDSGGPDAAPPASGPSGSGPGTVSTTPSATGAPTSAPGVRGQLRVDGDVRQYLLHRPAADDGPRPLVVAFHGRGADAAELRAKTRLEKAAAARGMLVAFPEGLGRGWGAGTRATEQRPDPGLDVRFTEALIEHLVRTERADPERVYAAGFSNGGSMALRVAAERPGLLAGAASVSGQLATGDAAVEPTGPVPVMVVYGADDPVRPLAGLPSPPPDPEEPILPTRSARDSAAAFAAAGGAGEPVTREEKGYDRTVWRLGADAPDGDRPHGTVRLLVVHDAGHTWPGSTVPPPDGFGPVSKALDATDTILDFFADPDPAPGPGR, via the coding sequence ATGCGCTCCTTCCGCGACCTCGCGCTCCGCGCCCGCCGGTGGCCCGGCGCGTTCGCTCTCGCCCTCGTACTCCCCCTGGCCGGCTGCGCCACCGACTCCGGCGGACCGGACGCGGCGCCACCGGCGAGCGGCCCGTCCGGCAGCGGCCCCGGAACCGTCTCCACAACCCCCTCCGCGACCGGTGCGCCCACCTCGGCGCCCGGGGTCCGCGGGCAGCTCCGGGTGGACGGTGACGTCCGCCAGTACCTCCTGCACCGGCCCGCCGCCGACGACGGCCCGCGGCCCCTCGTCGTCGCCTTCCACGGCCGCGGCGCCGACGCCGCCGAGCTGCGCGCGAAGACCCGGCTGGAGAAGGCAGCCGCCGCGCGCGGCATGCTCGTCGCCTTCCCCGAGGGGCTCGGCCGCGGCTGGGGCGCGGGCACCCGGGCGACGGAGCAGCGCCCGGACCCCGGCCTGGACGTGCGGTTCACCGAGGCGCTGATCGAGCACCTGGTCCGCACCGAGCGGGCCGACCCCGAGCGGGTGTACGCCGCCGGGTTCTCCAACGGCGGCTCGATGGCCCTGCGCGTGGCCGCCGAACGCCCCGGCCTGCTGGCGGGCGCGGCCTCCGTCTCCGGCCAACTGGCCACGGGGGACGCCGCGGTGGAGCCCACCGGCCCGGTACCCGTCATGGTCGTCTACGGCGCCGACGACCCCGTCAGGCCCCTCGCCGGCCTGCCCTCCCCGCCGCCGGACCCCGAGGAGCCGATCCTGCCGACCCGGTCGGCGCGGGACAGCGCGGCCGCGTTCGCGGCGGCGGGAGGCGCGGGCGAGCCGGTCACCCGGGAGGAGAAGGGCTACGACCGGACGGTGTGGCGGCTCGGCGCCGACGCCCCGGACGGCGACCGGCCCCACGGCACCGTGCGACTCCTCGTCGTCCACGACGCCGGCCACACCTGGCCGGGTTCGACCGTGCCGCCGCCCGACGGGTTCGGCCCGGTCAGCAAGGCCCTGGACGCCACCGACACGATCCTCGACTTCTTCGCCGACCCCGACCCCGCCCCCGGCCCCGGCCGCTGA
- the thrS gene encoding threonine--tRNA ligase encodes MRERDRHHLPDHDHRRLGRELALFGTDPLMGAGLPYWLPDGEVLRHTLEEYVREAERVAGYRHVHSPVLGKRELYEISGHWEHYRDDMFPPMRLGAEEVVLRPSLCPHHALVYRSRARSYRELPLRIAELGAMYRSEPSGVLGGLTRVRAVHLNDAHVFCAPGQAAAEARAALGLIRRAHADLGVRAARYRLSLPGTGGKYVADPELWRRSTALLREALDGLPYEAVEGEAAFYGPKIDVQIADAAGRESTLSTVQIDFHQPERFGLRYTGPDGAGHRPVMVHRSVIGSVERAVAHLIEAHGGAFPAWLAPVQLVVLPVAEAQADRAYALVRQAVARGLRAEVAAPDRGSLGARVRAARRAPYQAVIGAREAEGGDLVDVRLRDGRRPGRVSGDALLRRITDRVRARGPELWASP; translated from the coding sequence GTGCGAGAACGCGACCGGCACCACCTGCCCGACCACGACCACCGGCGGCTCGGCCGCGAACTGGCGCTGTTCGGCACCGACCCGCTGATGGGCGCGGGCCTGCCGTACTGGCTGCCCGACGGCGAGGTCCTCCGGCACACCCTGGAGGAGTACGTCCGCGAGGCGGAGCGCGTGGCCGGCTACCGGCACGTCCACTCCCCCGTCCTCGGCAAACGCGAGCTGTACGAGATCTCGGGCCACTGGGAGCACTACCGGGACGACATGTTCCCGCCGATGCGGCTGGGCGCCGAGGAGGTCGTGCTGCGCCCCAGCCTCTGCCCCCACCACGCCCTCGTCTACCGCTCCCGCGCCCGCAGCTACCGGGAGCTGCCGCTGCGGATCGCCGAGCTGGGCGCCATGTACCGCTCCGAGCCCTCCGGGGTGCTCGGCGGACTGACCCGCGTACGGGCCGTCCACCTCAACGACGCCCACGTCTTCTGCGCGCCCGGCCAGGCCGCCGCCGAGGCCCGCGCCGCCCTCGGGCTCATCCGCCGCGCCCACGCCGACCTCGGCGTCCGGGCCGCCCGCTACCGCCTGTCCCTGCCGGGGACCGGCGGGAAGTACGTCGCCGATCCGGAGCTGTGGCGGCGCTCCACCGCGCTGCTCCGCGAGGCCCTGGACGGACTGCCGTACGAGGCGGTGGAGGGCGAGGCCGCCTTCTACGGCCCCAAGATCGACGTGCAGATCGCGGACGCCGCCGGACGGGAGTCCACCCTCTCCACCGTCCAGATCGACTTCCACCAGCCCGAACGCTTCGGCCTGCGCTACACCGGCCCCGACGGCGCCGGGCACCGCCCGGTCATGGTGCACCGCAGCGTCATCGGCAGCGTGGAACGCGCGGTCGCCCACCTGATCGAGGCGCACGGCGGCGCGTTCCCGGCGTGGCTGGCCCCCGTGCAGCTGGTGGTGCTGCCGGTCGCCGAGGCGCAGGCGGACCGGGCGTACGCCCTGGTGCGTCAGGCGGTGGCCCGGGGTCTGCGCGCCGAGGTCGCCGCTCCGGACCGCGGCAGCCTGGGCGCCCGGGTCCGGGCGGCGCGCAGGGCGCCGTACCAGGCGGTGATCGGCGCGCGGGAGGCGGAGGGCGGCGACCTGGTCGACGTGCGCCTGCGCGACGGCCGCCGGCCGGGCCGCGTGTCCGGCGACGCACTGCTGCGACGGATCACCGACCGGGTCCGGGCCCGCGGCCCCGAGCTGTGGGCGTCGCCCTGA
- a CDS encoding penicillin-binding transpeptidase domain-containing protein produces MSDSPHPTSRRRRGPRNGVRAVAAVGVVLAIAAGGSYAAGFGPFARGDDGPDPAAVEEARAFLADWAAGRLPSAADRTTEPGKAREVLQSFTAGLDIEKPELTAADGRAKGAEDGTLGVPFTARMPVTGLGTWTYESELPLREQEDGGWKVDWRLSLVHPRLSDTEKFRLEREETTPPKVTDRAGTSLVGADYPSLAPLLGRLAGDAGGGGPRGAVELVDRTSGETVRTEASFGRKPDPGAADRPVRTTLDATWQSAAEKALTEADGKNAALVALRVDNGEVLALANSPSSGFNRAASGTYAPGSTWKIVTSGALLLKGAVAPDDVVDCPKYLTVGKEFHNVETSEHPGATFRKDFTESCNTAFIGLRGKLDDGELGKVARTYFGVGQEWHVGIPTYDGSVPGPKDETEKAASMIGQGRVQANPLIMASVTATAVSGEFHQPSVTAGNEDATRTEPLPGEVVTRLRELMRATVTDGTARVLADLPGEVGAKTGTAEVSDDQDNNGWLVAHRGNVAVAVVVEEGVTGGGSAGPVVHSLLSAVPEDADPS; encoded by the coding sequence ATGTCCGACTCCCCCCACCCCACCTCTCGCCGCCGCCGCGGGCCCCGCAACGGGGTGCGGGCCGTCGCCGCCGTGGGCGTCGTCCTCGCGATCGCCGCGGGCGGCTCGTACGCCGCCGGGTTTGGCCCCTTCGCACGCGGCGACGACGGACCCGACCCCGCCGCGGTGGAAGAGGCGCGCGCCTTCCTCGCCGACTGGGCCGCCGGGCGGCTGCCGAGCGCGGCCGACCGCACCACCGAGCCCGGCAAGGCGCGGGAGGTGCTGCAGAGCTTCACCGCGGGCCTCGACATCGAGAAGCCGGAGCTGACCGCGGCGGACGGCAGGGCGAAGGGCGCCGAGGACGGCACCCTCGGCGTCCCCTTCACCGCCAGGATGCCGGTCACCGGCCTGGGCACCTGGACGTACGAGTCGGAGCTGCCGCTGCGCGAGCAGGAGGACGGCGGCTGGAAGGTGGACTGGCGGCTGTCCCTGGTGCACCCTCGGCTCAGCGACACGGAGAAGTTCCGCCTGGAGCGCGAGGAGACCACCCCGCCGAAGGTCACGGACCGCGCGGGCACCTCCCTCGTGGGCGCCGACTACCCGTCGCTGGCCCCGCTCCTGGGACGGCTCGCCGGTGACGCGGGCGGCGGCGGTCCGCGCGGCGCGGTCGAACTGGTCGACCGGACCAGCGGCGAGACCGTGCGCACCGAGGCGTCCTTCGGCAGGAAGCCCGACCCGGGGGCGGCGGACCGGCCCGTACGCACCACCCTGGACGCCACCTGGCAGTCGGCCGCCGAGAAGGCCCTCACCGAGGCCGACGGCAAGAACGCGGCCCTCGTCGCCCTGCGCGTCGACAACGGCGAGGTCCTCGCCCTCGCCAACTCCCCCTCCTCCGGCTTCAACCGCGCCGCCTCCGGCACCTACGCGCCCGGCTCCACCTGGAAGATCGTCACCAGCGGCGCCCTGCTGCTCAAGGGCGCGGTCGCGCCCGACGACGTCGTGGACTGCCCCAAGTACCTGACGGTCGGCAAGGAGTTCCACAACGTCGAGACCTCCGAACACCCCGGCGCCACCTTCCGCAAGGACTTCACCGAGTCCTGCAACACCGCCTTCATCGGCCTGCGCGGCAAGCTCGACGACGGGGAGCTGGGCAAGGTCGCCCGCACCTACTTCGGGGTCGGCCAGGAGTGGCACGTCGGCATCCCGACGTACGACGGGTCCGTGCCCGGTCCCAAGGACGAGACGGAGAAGGCCGCGTCGATGATCGGGCAGGGCCGGGTCCAGGCGAACCCCCTGATCATGGCGTCGGTGACGGCCACCGCGGTGTCCGGCGAGTTCCACCAGCCGTCCGTCACCGCGGGCAACGAGGACGCCACGCGCACCGAGCCGCTCCCCGGCGAGGTCGTCACGCGGCTGCGCGAGCTGATGCGGGCCACCGTCACCGACGGCACCGCGCGCGTCCTGGCCGACCTGCCCGGTGAGGTCGGCGCCAAGACCGGCACCGCCGAGGTCTCCGACGACCAGGACAACAACGGCTGGCTCGTCGCCCACCGCGGCAACGTGGCCGTCGCCGTGGTCGTCGAGGAGGGCGTCACCGGCGGCGGATCGGCCGGACCGGTCGTGCACAGCCTGCTGTCGGCCGTACCGGAGGACGCGGACCCGTCCTGA
- a CDS encoding serine hydrolase yields the protein MTDTATVARLDAAFADAGVTGWVHGVDIDSGAQVGSGADQPVCTASVHKVCVLVTLHELAAAGALDLTEQVDCPPAGRTPGPTGLAAMLDPVRLSLRDAAFLMMSVSDNTAADLLLRRVGLDAVNRTAARLGLTRTRAVYGFGEMLGTMREDAGPDGARALTDPHVITRLRALDPARTNRSTPRDMTRLLTALWRDEACPPEYGAAMRRIMGLQVWPHRLASGFPFDDVHVAGKTGSLPTLRNEVGVVEYPDGGRYAVAVFTRTAHTAAVLPAADAVIGTAARIVVDALRAP from the coding sequence ATGACCGACACCGCCACCGTCGCCCGGCTGGACGCCGCCTTCGCCGACGCGGGGGTCACCGGCTGGGTGCACGGCGTGGACATCGACTCGGGGGCGCAGGTCGGGTCGGGGGCGGACCAGCCGGTGTGCACGGCCAGTGTCCACAAGGTGTGTGTCCTCGTGACGCTGCACGAACTGGCGGCGGCCGGGGCGCTCGACCTCACCGAGCAGGTGGACTGCCCGCCCGCCGGACGCACCCCGGGGCCGACGGGGCTCGCGGCCATGCTCGACCCGGTCCGGCTGTCCCTGCGCGACGCCGCGTTCCTGATGATGTCCGTCAGCGACAACACCGCCGCCGACCTGCTGCTGCGCCGGGTCGGCCTGGACGCCGTCAACCGCACCGCGGCCCGGCTCGGCCTCACCCGGACGCGGGCGGTGTACGGCTTCGGCGAGATGCTGGGCACCATGCGCGAGGACGCCGGGCCCGACGGTGCCCGGGCACTGACCGACCCGCACGTCATCACCCGGCTGCGCGCCCTGGACCCGGCCCGCACCAACCGCAGCACCCCCCGGGACATGACCCGCCTGCTCACCGCCCTGTGGCGCGACGAGGCCTGCCCGCCCGAGTACGGCGCCGCGATGCGCCGGATCATGGGCCTCCAGGTGTGGCCGCACCGCCTGGCCTCGGGTTTCCCCTTCGACGACGTCCACGTGGCCGGCAAGACCGGCAGCCTGCCGACCCTGCGCAACGAGGTCGGCGTCGTCGAGTACCCCGACGGCGGCCGCTACGCCGTGGCCGTCTTCACCCGCACCGCCCACACCGCGGCGGTGCTCCCGGCGGCGGACGCGGTGATCGGCACCGCGGCCCGCATCGTGGTGGACGCCCTGCGCGCGCCCTGA
- a CDS encoding right-handed parallel beta-helix repeat-containing protein: MNAPLTADAREHGLAGDGAVDDRPALQELVDALGDATAADGRPRTVRVPAGRYVVRDRPVLWRSGVSLVGAGRGATCFELSNPGAPTRPVPLAWFTTAQHGAGRDHRIADVTFAHFEIDGSRVVTEEYDVLAKGLGLQYVLRGRFSDLWIHDTAATGFGCDFLQDTVVEGVLAERCGRQDPGEKMGGAGIGIGVGGWGPVERLAVTDCTARGNGTNGIFLELQQEDWVPPRGIRVTACHAEDNRYGVSDWGADGLLVTGCTMLGNRVAGFDVSAQGTTRVGGRGGIVTGCVIDGNAGDGIAVGNTPGPYGFRGNRVSNNGRYGYWEHNLSGGDQEPATDIVLESNDVHDNALDGIRVDAPLHEPAIFGNRVRDNGRRAAAATRGGGEGVHCGPLTLTDERADWLPGGHRGKELTVGGPAAEAPPGGTTDSGAGSTTGTGRTTDHDGDHDGTRTAEVTAVVTDNTATELTLAPVRPGADTAWPGGTPGAGTAYRLPDSPAPRAGLTAAAAVTHPYVHGNRVRDDGHPRTQIHAVWIADEATWSGGRVSGNDFGGNASASTRFDSAPSGGRWRDNAG; the protein is encoded by the coding sequence ATGAACGCGCCGTTGACGGCGGACGCCCGGGAGCACGGCCTGGCCGGGGACGGCGCCGTGGACGACCGGCCGGCCCTGCAGGAACTGGTGGACGCGCTGGGCGACGCGACCGCCGCGGACGGGCGGCCGCGCACCGTGCGGGTGCCCGCCGGGCGGTACGTGGTCCGGGACCGGCCGGTGCTCTGGCGCAGCGGCGTCTCGCTGGTCGGCGCCGGACGCGGCGCGACCTGCTTCGAGCTCTCCAACCCCGGCGCCCCCACCCGGCCGGTGCCGCTGGCCTGGTTCACCACCGCGCAGCACGGCGCCGGACGCGACCACCGCATCGCCGACGTCACCTTCGCCCACTTCGAGATCGACGGCTCACGGGTGGTGACCGAGGAGTACGACGTCCTGGCCAAGGGGCTCGGTCTGCAGTACGTGCTGCGGGGACGTTTCAGCGACCTCTGGATCCACGACACCGCCGCGACCGGGTTCGGCTGCGACTTCCTCCAGGACACCGTGGTGGAGGGCGTACTGGCGGAGCGGTGCGGGCGGCAGGACCCCGGCGAGAAGATGGGCGGCGCCGGCATCGGGATCGGGGTCGGCGGGTGGGGGCCGGTCGAACGGCTGGCGGTGACCGACTGCACCGCGCGCGGCAACGGCACCAACGGCATCTTCCTCGAACTCCAGCAGGAGGACTGGGTCCCGCCCCGCGGCATCCGCGTCACCGCCTGCCACGCCGAGGACAACCGGTACGGCGTCTCCGACTGGGGCGCCGACGGCCTCCTGGTCACCGGTTGCACGATGCTCGGCAACCGCGTCGCCGGGTTCGACGTGTCGGCGCAGGGCACCACGCGCGTCGGCGGGCGCGGCGGCATCGTCACCGGGTGCGTGATCGACGGCAACGCGGGCGACGGGATCGCGGTCGGCAACACGCCCGGGCCGTACGGCTTCCGCGGCAACCGGGTGAGCAACAACGGCCGGTACGGCTACTGGGAGCACAACCTCTCCGGCGGCGACCAGGAGCCCGCCACGGACATCGTCCTGGAGTCCAACGACGTCCACGACAACGCCCTGGACGGCATCCGCGTCGACGCCCCGCTGCACGAGCCCGCGATCTTCGGCAACCGCGTCCGCGACAACGGCCGCCGCGCCGCTGCGGCGACGCGGGGCGGCGGCGAGGGCGTCCACTGCGGGCCGCTGACCCTGACCGACGAGCGGGCCGACTGGCTCCCGGGCGGCCACCGGGGCAAGGAACTGACGGTCGGCGGCCCCGCCGCGGAGGCCCCGCCCGGGGGCACCACCGACAGCGGCGCCGGAAGCACCACCGGCACCGGCCGTACGACCGACCACGACGGCGACCACGACGGCACCCGCACCGCCGAGGTCACCGCCGTGGTGACCGACAACACCGCCACCGAGCTGACCCTCGCTCCCGTGCGCCCCGGAGCCGACACCGCCTGGCCCGGCGGCACCCCCGGGGCGGGCACCGCCTACCGCCTGCCGGACTCCCCGGCCCCGCGTGCCGGTCTCACCGCGGCCGCCGCCGTGACCCACCCGTACGTCCACGGCAACCGCGTCCGCGACGACGGGCACCCCCGCACCCAGATCCACGCCGTGTGGATCGCCGACGAGGCCACCTGGTCCGGCGGCCGGGTCTCCGGCAACGACTTCGGCGGCAACGCCTCGGCGTCGACCCGCTTCGACTCGGCGCCCAGCGGCGGGCGCTGGCGGGACAACGCGGGCTGA
- a CDS encoding DUF6479 family protein: MSTATYVLLAAPLDGGLTVLVVFVIGLVIAGALIWAVRTGMRVMDREPARPRADEQPHLPATGPVHEEREMREPDEIPLHEDGSPRLMPYELHHSGSRRGEDQKRRRWLPGSSGAFGSGGPGHV; encoded by the coding sequence ATGAGTACGGCAACGTATGTACTGCTGGCCGCGCCCCTGGACGGCGGCCTCACAGTGTTGGTGGTCTTCGTCATCGGGCTGGTGATCGCCGGCGCGCTGATCTGGGCCGTGCGCACGGGCATGCGTGTCATGGACCGGGAACCCGCCCGCCCCCGCGCCGACGAACAGCCCCATCTCCCCGCCACCGGCCCCGTCCACGAGGAACGGGAGATGCGGGAACCCGACGAGATCCCGCTGCACGAGGACGGCAGCCCTCGCCTCATGCCCTACGAGCTGCACCACTCGGGCAGCCGCCGCGGTGAGGACCAGAAGCGCCGCCGCTGGCTGCCGGGGTCCAGCGGTGCCTTCGGCAGCGGCGGGCCCGGACACGTCTGA
- a CDS encoding LysR family transcriptional regulator: MAVAEESHFGRAAARLGMAQPPLSQRIRRLEQELGVRLFERTSRQVTITEAGTLLLTEARELLARAESLRTAARRIRDGESGLLRAALSPDISGETVAALLADFRHRHAGLELELHELTTAQQLAGFAAHELDVGLIHHPCDVTGLELGPVLRRDLGVLLPRGAPQTELAQVPLAALTGYDLVLFPRADAPAVYDDLLTACARGGYTPAAVRHGQGASFVRGLVLSSGAVALGPRDTRLVTPGDQDLVWRPLAGAAPAWRHSAAWPKGRGDAAVGAFADAATHALRTTAGAHSETPSRPLHLRPASEYWL, translated from the coding sequence GTGGCTGTTGCAGAAGAGTCACACTTCGGGCGTGCCGCGGCCCGGCTCGGCATGGCCCAGCCGCCCCTGTCGCAGCGCATCCGGCGCCTGGAGCAGGAGCTGGGCGTCCGGCTGTTCGAGCGCACCAGCCGGCAGGTGACGATCACCGAGGCGGGCACCCTGCTGCTCACCGAGGCACGTGAGCTGCTGGCCCGCGCCGAGTCGCTGCGGACCGCCGCGCGCCGCATCCGGGACGGCGAGAGCGGCCTGCTGCGCGCCGCCCTGTCCCCCGACATCTCCGGCGAGACCGTCGCCGCGCTGCTGGCCGACTTCCGGCACCGGCACGCCGGTCTCGAACTGGAGCTGCACGAACTGACCACCGCCCAGCAGCTCGCCGGGTTCGCCGCGCACGAGCTGGACGTCGGCCTCATCCACCACCCGTGCGACGTCACCGGCCTGGAACTGGGCCCGGTGCTCCGCCGCGACCTCGGCGTCCTGCTGCCGCGCGGCGCCCCGCAGACGGAGCTGGCTCAGGTGCCGCTCGCCGCCCTCACCGGCTACGACCTGGTCCTCTTCCCGCGCGCCGACGCCCCCGCGGTCTACGACGACCTGCTCACCGCCTGCGCCCGGGGCGGCTACACGCCCGCCGCCGTACGGCACGGGCAGGGCGCGAGTTTCGTCCGCGGACTGGTCCTGTCCTCCGGGGCCGTCGCCCTCGGCCCCCGCGACACCCGGCTCGTGACCCCCGGCGACCAGGACCTGGTCTGGCGCCCGCTGGCCGGGGCCGCGCCCGCCTGGCGGCACTCCGCGGCCTGGCCCAAGGGCCGCGGCGACGCCGCCGTCGGCGCCTTCGCGGACGCGGCCACCCACGCCCTGCGCACCACGGCCGGCGCCCACTCCGAGACCCCCTCCCGGCCACTGCACCTTCGCCCGGCATCGGAGTACTGGCTATGA
- a CDS encoding glycoside hydrolase family 13 protein, which translates to MTVRSTTSTPDLSSQDPDWWRQAVIYQVYPRSFADADGDGLGDLRGVTQRLPHLAALGVDALWLSPFYPSELADGGYDVDDYRDVDPRLGTLDDFDAMAAGAHRLGLKVIVDLVPNHTSHRHAWFREALRAGPGSAARDRYVFRDGQGGHGELPPTDWQSVFGGSAWKRVPDGQWYLHLFTPEQPDLNWENEQVRADFRTTLRFWSDRGVDGFRVDVAHALVKDFSEPLRDLGAPELSGEASLVDFAPGTHPFYDRDDVHEVYRDWRKIFDTYTPPRTAVAEAWVPGARRALYARPDELGQAFNFEYLQAGWDAAELREVITGSLADARAAGASATWVLSNHDVVRHATRLVLPPDTDTDAWLLSGGHAPAVDAAAGLRRARAATLLMLALPGSAYVYQGEELGLPEVADLPAEVLQDPIWEQTGHVRKGRDGCRVPLPWTTDGPSYGFGAGAAWLPQPPDFAAYAVQAQDGVAGSTLELYRTALRLRRKLLDGEALTWSDDVPAGVLRFDRSDGWRCVTNLSGAPVDLPAGEVLLSSAPLEGGRLAPDTTVWLGL; encoded by the coding sequence GTGACCGTACGCAGCACCACCAGCACACCCGATCTGTCGTCCCAGGACCCCGACTGGTGGCGGCAGGCCGTCATCTACCAGGTCTATCCCCGCAGCTTCGCCGACGCCGACGGCGACGGGCTCGGCGACCTGCGCGGCGTCACCCAGCGCCTGCCCCACCTGGCCGCCCTCGGCGTCGACGCCCTGTGGCTCAGCCCCTTCTACCCGTCCGAACTCGCCGACGGCGGCTACGACGTCGACGACTACCGCGACGTCGACCCGCGCCTGGGCACCCTGGACGACTTCGACGCGATGGCCGCCGGCGCCCACCGGCTGGGCCTCAAGGTGATCGTCGACCTGGTCCCCAACCACACCTCGCACCGCCACGCGTGGTTCCGGGAGGCCCTGAGGGCGGGCCCGGGGTCGGCGGCCCGCGACCGCTACGTCTTCCGTGACGGGCAGGGCGGGCACGGGGAACTGCCGCCCACCGACTGGCAGTCCGTCTTCGGCGGCAGCGCCTGGAAGCGGGTCCCCGACGGACAGTGGTACCTGCACCTGTTCACCCCCGAACAGCCCGACCTGAACTGGGAGAACGAGCAGGTCCGCGCCGACTTCCGCACCACCCTGCGGTTCTGGTCGGACCGGGGCGTGGACGGCTTCCGGGTGGACGTGGCGCACGCGCTGGTCAAGGACTTCTCCGAGCCGCTGCGCGACCTCGGCGCCCCCGAACTGAGCGGCGAGGCGTCCCTCGTGGACTTCGCGCCGGGCACCCACCCCTTCTACGACCGCGACGACGTCCACGAGGTGTACCGCGACTGGCGCAAGATCTTCGACACCTACACCCCGCCCCGCACGGCCGTCGCCGAGGCCTGGGTGCCGGGCGCCCGGCGCGCGCTGTACGCCCGCCCGGACGAACTGGGCCAGGCCTTCAACTTCGAGTACCTCCAGGCCGGCTGGGACGCGGCCGAGCTGCGCGAGGTCATCACCGGCTCACTGGCCGACGCGCGTGCCGCCGGCGCCTCGGCGACCTGGGTGCTCTCCAACCACGACGTCGTCCGCCACGCCACCCGTCTGGTCCTGCCGCCGGACACGGACACCGACGCCTGGCTGCTGTCCGGCGGCCACGCACCGGCCGTCGACGCGGCGGCCGGCCTGCGCAGGGCGCGCGCGGCGACGCTGCTGATGCTGGCGCTGCCCGGCTCCGCGTACGTCTACCAGGGCGAGGAGCTGGGCCTGCCCGAGGTGGCCGACCTGCCCGCGGAAGTGCTCCAGGACCCGATCTGGGAGCAGACCGGTCACGTCCGCAAGGGCCGCGACGGCTGCCGGGTGCCGCTGCCGTGGACGACGGACGGACCGTCGTACGGCTTCGGCGCGGGCGCGGCGTGGCTGCCGCAGCCGCCGGACTTCGCGGCGTACGCCGTCCAGGCCCAGGACGGTGTGGCGGGCTCGACCCTGGAGCTGTACCGCACGGCGCTGCGCCTGCGCCGCAAGCTGCTCGACGGTGAGGCGCTGACCTGGTCGGACGACGTCCCGGCCGGGGTCCTGCGGTTCGACCGCTCGGACGGCTGGCGCTGCGTCACCAACCTCTCCGGCGCTCCGGTCGACCTGCCGGCCGGGGAGGTGCTGCTGAGCAGCGCACCGCTGGAGGGCGGTCGCCTGGCCCCGGACACGACGGTGTGGCTGGGGCTGTAG